The proteins below are encoded in one region of Campylobacter rectus:
- a CDS encoding prepilin-type N-terminal cleavage/methylation domain-containing protein, translated as MKKAFTLFELIIVIVILGILASFGVNIALEIYRNYFQARAINTLETQTEITLEQISKRLAYRVKESTIGRIPHNTQNIFVSTSDSALTNTYAILEWVNYSYESFQNGGWSGFIDINNPNTVKNSNPTINGGTLVTPGSNLASANTYISDLTRGLADLANGQVGLFFRQPTTNININRAFGYNGTNSDNVAIASSNGATNLVISNYARNNEIYEQYYLLHTAYAVVPVRQNASDTDFQLWLHYNYRPWVAPGSGTRQSYRTSDRALLAEHVTRFNFTELNGVMVLKLCMRDARRSLDDGAEVTVCKTKAVY; from the coding sequence ATGAAAAAAGCCTTTACGCTATTCGAACTTATTATTGTCATCGTTATTTTGGGGATTTTGGCGTCTTTTGGGGTAAATATAGCTTTGGAAATTTATAGGAATTATTTTCAGGCAAGAGCTATAAATACACTTGAGACTCAAACCGAAATAACTCTTGAGCAAATTTCAAAAAGACTCGCCTACCGAGTCAAAGAATCAACCATAGGAAGGATACCGCACAATACTCAGAATATTTTTGTTTCCACCAGCGATTCGGCATTAACCAACACATATGCTATTTTAGAATGGGTAAATTACAGCTATGAAAGTTTCCAAAACGGCGGTTGGAGCGGCTTTATAGATATAAACAATCCAAATACCGTAAAAAACTCTAATCCTACTATAAACGGCGGAACGCTTGTAACCCCCGGAAGCAACCTGGCCTCAGCAAATACCTATATATCGGATCTCACTCGCGGTCTTGCCGATTTAGCAAATGGACAAGTCGGACTGTTTTTTAGACAGCCTACGACAAATATAAATATAAATAGAGCTTTCGGTTACAACGGAACAAATTCTGACAACGTAGCAATAGCCAGTAGCAATGGGGCGACAAATCTTGTAATTTCAAACTATGCCAGAAATAACGAAATTTATGAGCAGTATTATCTGCTACATACGGCATATGCGGTTGTTCCCGTAAGGCAAAACGCTAGCGACACGGATTTTCAACTTTGGCTACATTATAATTATAGACCGTGGGTAGCACCAGGCTCCGGGACAAGACAAAGCTATAGAACAAGCGACAGAGCTTTGCTTGCCGAACATGTGACAAGATTTAATTTTACCGAATTAAACGGAGTTATGGTGCTTAAGCTTTGTATGAGAGATGCCAGAAGATCTTTAGACGATGGAGCGGAAGTTACGGTGTGCAAAACAAAGGCGGTGTATTAA
- a CDS encoding PulJ/GspJ family protein, with amino-acid sequence MRRGFSLLELIVSIVITGLILLAVPTIISQTSNNNTAGLIQQSIMDAKTRMALVLKAPYDCLGAGSPLDHYSDPTPIFGNMQNFYTLNGIADEGKRRLYPTPAIPMGNACDQANGDVNINSFANNITVQTSTTLGARDNIIVSNLATIINNNRIDGTTDINQNIKEISISTVTQMGDDNRTILLRAYATNIGDGPEILQRAW; translated from the coding sequence ATGAGACGCGGCTTTTCCCTACTTGAACTTATCGTCTCTATAGTTATAACGGGGCTGATACTTTTGGCGGTCCCGACCATAATATCGCAAACGTCAAATAATAATACGGCAGGGTTGATCCAACAAAGTATTATGGATGCAAAAACAAGAATGGCGCTTGTGTTAAAAGCGCCATATGACTGTCTTGGAGCCGGTAGTCCTCTTGATCATTACTCTGATCCTACGCCGATATTTGGAAATATGCAAAATTTTTATACTCTTAACGGTATAGCAGATGAAGGAAAAAGAAGACTTTATCCTACGCCCGCTATACCTATGGGAAATGCTTGCGACCAAGCAAATGGCGATGTAAATATAAATAGCTTTGCCAATAATATAACCGTGCAAACCTCGACCACCTTGGGTGCAAGAGATAACATAATAGTTTCAAATTTGGCGACAATCATAAACAATAATAGAATAGATGGAACAACCGATATCAATCAAAATATAAAAGAAATCTCGATAAGCACCGTTACTCAAATGGGGGATGACAATAGGACTATTTTGCTCAGAGCATATGCCACCAATATAGGCGATGGACCTGAAATTTTACAAAGGGCTTGGTAA